Proteins encoded together in one Mycobacterium sp. MS1601 window:
- a CDS encoding inositol monophosphatase family protein — protein MDRYGALDLHIDTKPDLTPVTDADRSAETTLRELLAQSRPDDLVFGEEFGGSPTLTGRQWVLDPIDGTKNFVRRVPVWCTLIALLEDGVPTVGVVSAPALGRRWWAATGQGAHTSFQGETQRISVSGVADLGSASLSYSDLVGWGERRADFLALLDDVWRVRAYGDFWSYCLLAEGAVDVTAEPEVNLWDLAPLDILIREAGGSFTNLAGRPGPHGGSAVATNGLLHDAVLARLKSVN, from the coding sequence ATGGACCGCTACGGCGCACTGGACCTGCACATCGACACCAAACCGGACCTCACCCCGGTCACCGACGCTGACCGCTCGGCCGAAACCACCCTGCGCGAACTGCTGGCCCAATCCCGCCCCGATGACCTGGTGTTCGGCGAGGAGTTCGGGGGCTCGCCGACGCTCACCGGACGGCAATGGGTGCTGGACCCAATCGACGGCACCAAGAACTTTGTACGCCGAGTTCCGGTGTGGTGCACCCTGATTGCGCTTCTCGAGGACGGAGTACCGACCGTCGGAGTGGTGAGCGCGCCCGCACTGGGCCGACGCTGGTGGGCGGCGACGGGACAGGGTGCGCACACGTCGTTCCAGGGTGAGACGCAGCGTATCTCGGTGTCAGGAGTCGCAGACCTCGGCTCGGCAAGCCTGTCGTACTCCGATCTCGTCGGCTGGGGCGAGCGGCGGGCCGATTTCCTCGCGCTGCTCGACGACGTGTGGCGCGTCCGCGCTTACGGCGACTTCTGGTCCTACTGCCTGCTCGCCGAAGGCGCCGTCGACGTCACCGCCGAGCCCGAGGTCAACCTGTGGGATCTGGCGCCGCTGGACATTCTCATCCGCGAGGCGGGCGGCAGCTTCACCAACCTCGCCGGCCGGCCGGGCCCGCACGGCGGTAGTGCAGTCGCCACCAACGGACTACTCCACGACGCCGTCTTGGCACGCCTCAAGAGTGTGAACTAG
- a CDS encoding oxidoreductase, translated as MSDRFPLGQFDVHRVGFGAMQLPGPGVFGPPRDHDGAIAVLRKAVELGVDHIDTAQYYGPDVANALIREALHPYPSNLALVSKVGGRRDDQGAWLPVNDPAELRTGIEDNLRSLGVEQLAAVNLRLTESPGPDALFDDQLAVMIAARDDGLIGGIGLSNIEASHLVHAAAHTEIACVQNPYNLVDRSSQPVLDECVARGIAFVPFFPLGSAFAQDNPVLGNAVIRRAAAELDCTPAQVALSWTLGVAPNVLLIPGTSSPGHLEQNLAVAGIVVDDATRAELDEAGRPTGS; from the coding sequence ATGAGCGATCGCTTTCCCCTGGGGCAATTCGACGTTCACCGGGTCGGTTTTGGTGCCATGCAACTGCCGGGGCCTGGTGTGTTCGGCCCCCCGCGCGATCACGACGGGGCGATCGCCGTGCTGCGCAAGGCCGTCGAGCTCGGCGTTGACCACATCGACACCGCTCAGTACTACGGGCCGGACGTCGCCAACGCGCTGATTCGCGAAGCGCTGCACCCGTATCCGTCGAATCTGGCGCTGGTGAGCAAGGTCGGTGGTCGCCGTGACGACCAAGGCGCGTGGCTGCCGGTGAACGATCCGGCGGAGCTGCGCACCGGCATCGAGGACAACCTCCGTAGTCTCGGAGTGGAGCAACTGGCCGCGGTGAACCTGCGGTTGACTGAGAGCCCCGGTCCCGACGCGTTGTTCGACGACCAGCTGGCGGTGATGATCGCTGCCCGTGATGACGGGCTGATCGGCGGCATCGGGCTGTCGAACATCGAGGCCTCGCATCTGGTGCATGCGGCAGCACACACCGAGATCGCCTGCGTGCAGAATCCGTACAACCTGGTGGACCGCAGTTCCCAACCGGTGCTCGACGAATGTGTGGCCCGCGGTATCGCCTTTGTCCCGTTCTTCCCGTTGGGATCGGCCTTCGCGCAGGACAATCCGGTGCTGGGCAATGCTGTGATCCGTCGTGCCGCCGCGGAACTGGACTGCACACCCGCGCAGGTCGCGCTGTCCTGGACGTTGGGTGTCGCCCCGAACGTGCTGCTGATTCCTGGTACGTCGTCACCCGGGCACCTCGAGCAGAATCTCGCGGTTGCCGGGATCGTCGTCGATGACGCGACCAGAGCAGAGCTGGACGAGGCGGGTCGGCCGACCGGTTCGTAG
- a CDS encoding CaiB/BaiF CoA transferase family protein, with product MNAGALDGIRVLEVGTLISGPFAGRLLGDMGAEVIKIEPPNAPDPLRTWGQAELDGHRFFWAVHARNKKAVTLDLRTDAGRELFLELVDCSDIIVENFRPGTLERWNLGYDVLHARNRGIILVRVSGYGQTGPDAHRAGYASVAEAASGLRHLNGFPGGPPPRLALSLGDSLAGMFAAQGALAALYRRTVTGEGQVVDTALTESCLAVQESTIPDYDIGGVVRGPSGTRLEGIAPSNIYRSADGSWVVIAANQDTVFRRLCAAMGQPELAGDDRFVDHGARGRNQDELDKLIGDWAAQRQPDDIISILSEAGVIAGPINTVAEVVNDPQLRARGMLVEHWDDRVQRTVLGPGVVPVLSESPGTVRYSGSSHPGQHNTEIYADLLGRSAGELDQLKAEGVL from the coding sequence ATGAACGCAGGCGCACTGGACGGTATACGCGTTCTGGAGGTCGGCACGCTCATCTCGGGGCCGTTCGCCGGTCGGCTGCTCGGCGACATGGGCGCCGAGGTCATCAAGATCGAGCCGCCCAACGCGCCGGATCCGTTGCGCACCTGGGGGCAGGCCGAGCTCGACGGACACCGATTCTTCTGGGCTGTGCACGCCCGCAACAAGAAGGCCGTCACCCTTGACCTGCGCACCGACGCCGGCCGCGAATTGTTCCTCGAACTCGTCGACTGCAGTGACATCATCGTGGAGAACTTCAGACCCGGCACGCTGGAACGCTGGAATCTCGGCTACGACGTACTGCACGCCCGAAACCGCGGCATCATCCTGGTGCGAGTATCCGGTTATGGACAGACCGGGCCCGACGCCCATCGCGCCGGTTATGCCTCTGTTGCCGAGGCTGCCAGCGGACTACGCCATCTCAACGGCTTTCCCGGCGGCCCGCCACCCCGGCTGGCGCTCTCGTTGGGCGACAGCCTGGCCGGAATGTTCGCCGCCCAGGGTGCACTTGCCGCCCTGTACCGGCGCACCGTCACCGGCGAAGGTCAGGTGGTGGACACCGCTCTCACCGAATCCTGCTTGGCTGTACAGGAATCCACCATTCCCGACTATGACATCGGTGGTGTGGTGCGTGGCCCGTCCGGCACCCGACTAGAGGGCATCGCGCCATCCAACATCTACCGCAGCGCCGACGGCAGCTGGGTGGTGATCGCCGCCAACCAGGACACCGTGTTCCGCCGGTTGTGCGCGGCGATGGGACAACCGGAGCTCGCAGGAGATGACCGCTTCGTCGACCACGGCGCCCGCGGACGCAACCAGGACGAGCTGGACAAGCTGATCGGCGACTGGGCCGCGCAGCGCCAACCGGACGACATCATTTCGATCCTCTCGGAGGCCGGCGTGATCGCCGGTCCCATCAACACCGTGGCCGAGGTGGTAAACGACCCCCAACTGCGGGCCAGAGGAATGCTGGTGGAGCACTGGGATGACCGGGTGCAGCGGACCGTGCTGGGCCCCGGCGTGGTGCCGGTGCTCTCCGAATCTCCCGGCACCGTGCGCTATTCGGGATCCTCGCATCCCGGCCAGCACAATACCGAGATCTATGCAGACCTGTTGGGCCGCTCAGCCGGGGAACTGGATCAGTTGAAGGCCGAGGGCGTGCTGTGA
- a CDS encoding homogentisate 1,2-dioxygenase: MESFTHLRKGITPRRLHADLDGLKDDELGRGGFAGRTALMYRRHDPTAFRSVGPLRPIDVLSDELKPSDATDADGGPMLLFSNADCRIYLSRRSAQMPYFARHVDGDLLCFVHNGTGRLDTEFGPLTYRAGDWVYLPKACTWQQRPDSETTLLMIEATDEFRVPPPGPLGRHFPFDPSQVVIPEPAPVETGDGPQKDGEYRVRLIHEGGPTTLFYRHNPLDVVGWRGDNFAFTFNIEDYNVITSDSVHLPPTVHLFMQASGVHVMNFLPKPAEGVPGTERTPWYHRNVDFDEIAFFHGGSLYGTPMPPGLLSHAPQGVHHGAPEKARERARRKFDDFTKVDWKVIAIDTRRRLVPSAEVLSHDLGQH, translated from the coding sequence ATGGAGTCGTTTACTCACCTTCGCAAAGGCATCACCCCCCGGCGCCTCCACGCCGACCTCGACGGCCTCAAAGACGACGAACTCGGACGCGGCGGCTTCGCCGGCCGCACCGCCCTCATGTACCGCCGCCACGACCCCACCGCCTTTCGGTCAGTCGGCCCATTGCGCCCCATCGATGTGCTGTCCGACGAATTGAAACCCAGCGACGCCACCGACGCCGACGGTGGGCCGATGTTGTTGTTCTCCAATGCCGATTGCCGCATCTACCTGTCACGGCGCAGTGCGCAGATGCCGTACTTCGCCCGTCACGTCGACGGCGACCTGCTGTGCTTCGTACACAACGGAACGGGACGACTGGACACGGAGTTCGGACCGCTGACCTACCGCGCCGGCGACTGGGTGTACCTACCGAAAGCCTGTACGTGGCAGCAGCGTCCGGACTCCGAGACCACACTGCTGATGATCGAGGCCACCGACGAGTTCCGGGTGCCCCCGCCGGGACCACTGGGACGACACTTCCCATTCGATCCATCCCAGGTTGTCATCCCGGAGCCCGCACCCGTCGAAACGGGCGACGGCCCGCAGAAAGACGGAGAGTACCGGGTGCGCCTCATCCACGAGGGTGGCCCGACGACGCTGTTCTACCGGCACAACCCGCTCGACGTCGTGGGCTGGCGTGGCGACAATTTCGCGTTCACGTTCAACATCGAGGACTACAACGTCATCACCTCCGACAGTGTGCACCTCCCCCCGACGGTCCATCTCTTCATGCAGGCCAGCGGCGTCCACGTGATGAACTTCCTGCCCAAACCCGCCGAGGGTGTGCCGGGCACCGAACGCACACCCTGGTACCACCGCAATGTGGACTTCGACGAGATCGCGTTCTTCCACGGCGGCTCGCTGTACGGAACCCCCATGCCACCTGGGCTTCTGAGCCATGCCCCACAAGGTGTGCACCACGGCGCGCCGGAGAAGGCCCGCGAACGTGCCCGCCGCAAGTTCGACGACTTCACGAAGGTGGACTGGAAGGTGATCGCCATCGACACCCGGCGCCGCCTGGTGCCCTCGGCCGAGGTGCTCAGCCACGATCTGGGACAGCACTGA
- a CDS encoding MDR family oxidoreductase, translated as MTQLDEFDALVAHQDAEGGIVLRHEVLPVSALPEGEVLIAVEYSGVNYKDALAVMPKGGVARSYPLIPGIDVAGTVAASSSPDFAVGDTVVAHGYDIGTGRHGGYSALARYPADYVVKLHSLTAAQAAAIGTAGFTAAMSVNALRAHWVAPGDGPVLVTGATGGVGCVSVDLLSGLGYEVVASTGKPDGYDLLRDLGAAEVIDRVPAPEEKLRPLGKARWAAVVDCVGGTTLAYALSTLKYGGVAAISGLAGSADLPASVLPFILRGVTLAGIDSVQLDIEARRAIWQQLETELFPLHLDRVTRDVAVLDVPDVLGSIVGGGVTGRTRVVVENGF; from the coding sequence ATGACCCAGTTGGATGAGTTCGACGCATTGGTCGCCCACCAGGACGCCGAAGGCGGCATCGTGTTGCGGCACGAGGTGCTGCCCGTTTCGGCGCTCCCCGAGGGTGAGGTGCTGATAGCAGTGGAGTATTCGGGGGTGAACTACAAGGATGCGCTGGCGGTGATGCCGAAAGGTGGTGTTGCCCGGTCGTATCCACTGATCCCCGGCATCGATGTCGCGGGCACGGTGGCGGCGAGCAGTTCACCGGACTTCGCTGTCGGCGACACCGTGGTGGCACACGGTTATGACATCGGCACGGGCCGCCACGGCGGGTACTCCGCGTTGGCTCGATATCCGGCCGACTACGTGGTGAAGCTGCACAGTCTCACCGCGGCACAGGCGGCGGCGATCGGCACCGCGGGCTTCACCGCCGCAATGAGTGTCAACGCACTGAGGGCGCACTGGGTTGCCCCGGGCGACGGCCCGGTACTCGTCACCGGAGCCACCGGGGGAGTGGGCTGCGTCAGCGTCGACCTGCTGTCGGGGTTGGGATACGAGGTGGTGGCCTCCACCGGCAAACCCGACGGGTACGACCTGCTGCGTGACCTGGGCGCAGCGGAGGTGATCGACCGGGTGCCCGCGCCTGAGGAGAAGCTGCGTCCGCTGGGCAAGGCGCGGTGGGCTGCGGTGGTGGACTGTGTTGGCGGGACGACACTGGCATATGCACTGAGCACACTGAAATACGGTGGTGTCGCGGCAATCTCAGGACTGGCCGGATCCGCCGATCTGCCTGCCTCCGTGCTCCCGTTCATCCTTCGCGGGGTGACTCTGGCCGGTATCGACTCCGTGCAACTGGACATCGAAGCGCGGCGGGCCATCTGGCAACAGCTCGAAACCGAGCTGTTCCCGTTGCACCTGGACCGGGTCACCCGGGATGTCGCGGTGCTGGACGTGCCCGACGTACTCGGATCCATCGTCGGTGGTGGTGTCACCGGTCGCACCCGCGTTGTCGTCGAGAACGGATTCTGA
- a CDS encoding helix-turn-helix domain-containing protein, translating into MAEVESVSANATKSLGAKIRRARMESGLTLVDVSASTGLSVSMLSMLERGKSGVSIGSLVAVASALGIAVGDLFGPMSGSDSSLNRLVDQRELTLGPGVTRRIVHRSREHGLEVVALRLDPGAHTGDELVRHEGYEVVVVQVGTLTVQIGEEVFELATGDSISLDADHPHRFVNNGRKISHSMLVVRLPVLGEYGH; encoded by the coding sequence GTGGCTGAAGTGGAATCTGTCTCGGCCAATGCCACCAAGTCGTTGGGGGCCAAGATCCGTCGCGCGCGGATGGAGAGTGGGCTGACCCTGGTGGATGTCTCCGCCAGCACGGGTCTGAGCGTGTCGATGCTCTCGATGCTGGAACGCGGCAAGAGCGGTGTCTCGATCGGCTCACTGGTGGCAGTGGCGTCAGCTCTCGGCATCGCCGTCGGCGACCTCTTCGGCCCCATGTCCGGGTCGGACTCGTCGCTCAACAGGCTCGTCGATCAGCGTGAACTGACGCTAGGGCCCGGTGTCACCCGCCGGATCGTGCACCGCAGCCGCGAACACGGACTCGAAGTGGTGGCCCTGCGCCTGGACCCCGGGGCTCACACCGGCGACGAATTGGTGCGCCACGAGGGATACGAGGTCGTCGTCGTCCAGGTGGGCACCCTGACCGTCCAGATCGGCGAGGAGGTGTTCGAACTGGCCACCGGTGATTCGATCAGCCTCGACGCTGATCATCCCCACCGCTTTGTCAACAACGGCCGAAAGATCTCCCACAGCATGTTGGTGGTGCGGCTACCGGTGCTGGGGGAGTACGGGCACTGA
- a CDS encoding acyl-CoA dehydrogenase family protein yields MTNTLPARSESGVGLQKHKRTATDIGLALITPLVGQEFLDRYHLRDPLNRGLRLGVKTAFSAAGASTRQFNRIQGLGKPPTRLKSSGANYFDLTPDDDQKMIVETVNEFAEEILRPAAHDADAAVTYPKDLVAKAAELGVTAINIPEDFDGIAAHRATVTNALVAEALAYGDMGLALPILAPSGVAAALTHWGSADQQATYLKEFAGESVPQACLAIAEPRPLFDPTALKTTAVRTPSGYRIDGVKSLVPAALDAELFIVAAQLNGKPAMFIVEAATSGVTVTPDPSMGIRAAALGKVEFDHVSVPLSARLGEDEATDADYSEAIALSRLGWAALAVGTSHAVLDYVVPYVKERQAFGEPIARRQSVAFMCANIAIELDGLRLITWRGAARAEQGLPFAREAALAKKLGADKGMQIGLDGVQLLGGHGYTKEHPVERWYRDLRALGVAEGVVVL; encoded by the coding sequence ATGACCAACACACTTCCGGCCCGGTCCGAATCTGGTGTAGGGCTGCAAAAGCACAAACGCACTGCCACCGATATCGGCCTGGCGCTCATCACACCGCTGGTCGGCCAAGAATTCCTCGACCGCTACCATCTCCGCGATCCGCTCAACCGCGGCCTGCGGCTGGGCGTCAAGACGGCGTTCTCCGCCGCGGGTGCGTCCACCAGGCAGTTCAACCGCATCCAGGGTCTCGGCAAACCGCCCACCCGGCTCAAGTCCAGCGGAGCCAACTACTTCGACCTCACCCCCGATGACGATCAGAAGATGATCGTCGAGACGGTCAACGAGTTCGCCGAAGAGATCTTGCGCCCCGCCGCTCACGATGCCGATGCCGCCGTCACCTACCCCAAGGATCTGGTGGCCAAAGCGGCTGAGCTGGGTGTCACCGCGATCAACATCCCCGAGGATTTCGACGGGATCGCCGCGCACCGGGCCACAGTCACCAACGCCCTGGTGGCCGAGGCGCTGGCCTACGGCGACATGGGACTGGCGCTGCCCATCCTGGCGCCCAGCGGTGTTGCCGCCGCGCTCACCCATTGGGGCAGCGCCGATCAGCAGGCCACCTATCTCAAGGAGTTCGCGGGCGAGAGCGTGCCGCAGGCCTGCCTCGCCATCGCCGAGCCGCGGCCGCTGTTCGATCCCACCGCGTTGAAGACCACCGCGGTGCGCACCCCCAGCGGCTACCGCATCGACGGAGTGAAGTCTTTGGTGCCGGCCGCCCTCGACGCCGAATTATTCATTGTGGCAGCACAATTGAACGGCAAGCCGGCCATGTTCATCGTGGAGGCCGCCACCTCGGGTGTCACAGTCACCCCGGATCCCAGCATGGGTATCCGTGCAGCCGCACTCGGCAAAGTGGAGTTCGATCACGTGAGCGTGCCGCTCAGTGCCCGCCTCGGCGAGGACGAGGCCACCGACGCGGACTATTCCGAGGCCATCGCCCTGTCCCGACTGGGCTGGGCCGCGCTAGCCGTCGGCACGTCGCACGCGGTGCTCGACTATGTGGTGCCCTACGTCAAGGAACGACAGGCCTTCGGCGAACCCATCGCGCGCCGCCAGTCGGTGGCCTTCATGTGCGCCAACATCGCCATCGAACTCGACGGCCTGCGACTGATCACCTGGCGCGGCGCCGCGCGCGCCGAGCAGGGCCTACCGTTCGCCCGCGAGGCCGCACTGGCCAAGAAACTGGGCGCCGACAAGGGCATGCAGATCGGCCTCGACGGCGTGCAGTTGCTCGGCGGCCACGGCTACACCAAGGAACACCCGGTCGAGCGCTGGTACCGCGATCTGCGGGCACTGGGCGTCGCCGAGGGTGTCGTGGTTCTGTAA
- a CDS encoding acyl-CoA dehydrogenase family protein, whose product MAINLEMPKKLQAVIEKGHQGAAEMLRPISRKYDLKEHAYPVELDTLADLFEGISEAKTISFAGADAFRGTDGPKENVNGANMSALLNALEIAWGDVALLLSVPRQGLGNAAISSVATPEQLERLGTDVWAAMAITEPGFGSDSAAVSTTAKLDGDEYVINGEKIFVTAGSRATHIVVWATLDKSLGRAAIKSFIVPREHPGVIVERLEHKLGIKASDTAVIRFDNARIPKDNLLGSPDIQVEKGFAGVMETFDNTRPIVAAMAVGVARAALEDLRTILTEAGIEISYDKPAHAQSAAAAEFLRMEADWESGYLLTVRSAWQADNKIPNSKEASMGKAKAARVASDITLKAVEMAGTVGYSEEALLEKWARDSKILDIFEGTQQIQQLVVARRLLGMTSAELK is encoded by the coding sequence ATGGCGATCAATCTGGAAATGCCCAAGAAGTTGCAGGCGGTCATCGAGAAGGGCCACCAGGGCGCAGCCGAGATGCTGCGGCCGATCTCGCGCAAATACGACTTGAAAGAACACGCTTACCCGGTCGAACTGGACACTCTGGCAGACCTTTTCGAAGGGATCTCAGAGGCCAAGACCATCTCGTTCGCCGGAGCGGATGCCTTCCGCGGCACGGACGGTCCCAAAGAGAACGTCAACGGCGCCAACATGTCCGCACTGTTGAACGCTCTTGAGATTGCCTGGGGTGACGTCGCCTTGCTGCTGTCGGTGCCGCGCCAGGGCCTGGGCAACGCCGCCATCTCGTCGGTGGCCACCCCGGAGCAGCTCGAACGGCTCGGGACCGACGTGTGGGCAGCGATGGCAATCACCGAGCCGGGCTTCGGCTCCGACTCCGCCGCAGTGTCCACCACCGCCAAACTCGATGGTGACGAGTACGTCATCAACGGTGAGAAGATCTTCGTCACGGCCGGCTCGCGCGCCACGCACATTGTGGTGTGGGCGACGCTGGACAAGTCACTGGGCCGGGCGGCCATCAAGAGCTTCATCGTGCCGCGGGAGCACCCCGGTGTCATTGTCGAGCGCCTCGAACACAAGCTGGGCATCAAGGCCTCCGACACTGCGGTGATCCGGTTCGACAACGCGCGCATTCCCAAGGACAACCTGCTCGGCAGCCCGGACATCCAGGTGGAGAAGGGTTTTGCCGGGGTCATGGAGACCTTCGACAACACCCGCCCCATTGTCGCAGCCATGGCCGTGGGCGTGGCCCGCGCCGCGTTGGAGGATCTGCGCACCATCCTCACCGAGGCCGGTATCGAGATCTCCTACGACAAACCGGCACACGCCCAGAGCGCTGCCGCCGCGGAGTTCCTGCGCATGGAGGCCGACTGGGAATCCGGTTATCTGCTGACCGTGCGCTCGGCATGGCAGGCGGACAACAAGATCCCCAACTCCAAAGAAGCGTCCATGGGCAAGGCCAAGGCCGCCAGGGTGGCCAGCGACATCACCCTCAAGGCCGTCGAAATGGCCGGCACCGTCGGCTATTCCGAGGAAGCGCTCTTGGAGAAGTGGGCTCGCGACTCGAAGATCCTGGACATCTTCGAGGGCACCCAGCAGATCCAGCAGTTGGTGGTGGCACGCCGTCTGCTCGGGATGACCTCCGCAGAGCTCAAGTAG
- a CDS encoding alpha/beta hydrolase — translation MSHSYNRIPYLIAYQNTSAVRDVYGGVAELVVLESYLLKPEKPSDTVLVFMHPIGGGAYLPMINALARAGHHVIYCNSRFRGTDSALLMEKVVEDLGECIKDAKNRLGYPKVVLAGWSGGGSLSVFYQQQARTPTVTASPSGDGPDLTQLGLIPADGIMLLAAHISRHGTLTEWLDASILDESDPGNRDPELDLYNPDNPNQPPYTGEFLDRYRNAQIARNRRITAWVKAKLAELKAHGRDDDEFAFVVHGTMADPRWLDPAVDPNEREPGTCYLGDPSVVNMSPVGLARFCTLRSWLSQWSYDDANGDAVKAGPDIDVPTLVIGNLADDACTPSHTRRLFEAIGHPDKEMHEIPGANHYYAGPTQRETLRQAVGVCSDWLHRHGFSQEVQMTRAHQREAPGTSEGADRA, via the coding sequence GTGTCACACAGCTACAACCGGATTCCGTATCTGATTGCCTATCAGAACACTTCGGCAGTGCGCGATGTCTACGGCGGTGTGGCCGAGCTGGTGGTGCTGGAGAGTTATCTGCTCAAGCCCGAGAAGCCGTCGGATACCGTCTTGGTGTTCATGCACCCCATCGGTGGCGGCGCCTACCTGCCGATGATCAACGCCCTGGCCCGCGCCGGACACCATGTCATCTACTGCAACAGCCGGTTTCGGGGCACCGACTCCGCGCTGCTGATGGAGAAGGTGGTCGAAGACCTCGGCGAATGCATCAAGGACGCCAAGAATCGGCTGGGGTACCCCAAGGTGGTGCTGGCCGGCTGGAGCGGCGGCGGCTCACTGTCGGTGTTCTATCAGCAGCAGGCCCGCACGCCGACGGTGACCGCGAGCCCCTCGGGCGACGGCCCGGATCTGACCCAGCTGGGGCTGATCCCCGCCGACGGCATCATGCTGCTGGCGGCGCACATCAGCAGACACGGCACGCTGACCGAATGGCTGGACGCCTCGATCCTCGATGAGTCCGACCCTGGCAACCGCGACCCGGAACTGGATCTCTACAACCCGGACAATCCGAACCAGCCGCCGTACACCGGGGAGTTTCTCGACCGCTACCGCAACGCGCAGATCGCGCGTAATCGTCGCATCACCGCCTGGGTGAAAGCCAAACTGGCAGAACTGAAGGCCCACGGCCGTGACGACGACGAATTCGCGTTCGTCGTGCACGGCACCATGGCAGACCCGCGTTGGCTGGATCCCGCCGTCGACCCCAATGAACGCGAACCGGGCACCTGCTACCTGGGTGACCCCAGCGTGGTGAACATGAGCCCGGTGGGCCTGGCGCGGTTCTGCACCCTGCGCAGCTGGCTGTCGCAGTGGAGTTATGACGACGCCAACGGCGACGCGGTGAAGGCCGGGCCCGATATCGACGTGCCCACCCTGGTGATCGGCAACCTCGCCGACGACGCCTGCACCCCGAGTCACACCCGCCGGCTTTTCGAGGCCATCGGGCATCCGGACAAAGAGATGCACGAGATCCCCGGTGCCAATCACTACTACGCCGGGCCCACCCAGCGTGAGACGCTACGACAGGCAGTCGGCGTGTGTTCTGACTGGCTACACCGACACGGTTTCTCGCAGGAGGTCCAGATGACACGTGCCCACCAGCGAGAAGCGCCAGGCACCAGCGAGGGAGCGGATCGGGCATGA
- a CDS encoding TetR/AcrR family transcriptional regulator, with translation MTVPAALTPKGIQTKAAIAQAARKLFAERGFHATTLADITAAAGKSAAAFYRYFDDKEDLLATLAESFLQYVVQPSDIGLPHSPDDSEFFTSAVTGYWKMFKQNIGIMVAVDQLAAGQPRFADVQNEFRRFGMDIVRATVLQAQQQGYGTDLDPDHIALAVALLFEQFTTVYLRADAAALGVRTDDRDAVRTLATIWKKTLYGH, from the coding sequence CTGACAGTGCCGGCCGCGCTGACCCCCAAGGGCATACAGACCAAGGCCGCGATTGCCCAGGCTGCTCGGAAACTGTTCGCCGAACGTGGTTTCCATGCCACCACGCTGGCTGACATCACCGCAGCCGCAGGGAAGTCAGCCGCAGCGTTCTACCGGTACTTCGACGACAAGGAAGACCTGCTCGCGACGCTTGCCGAGTCGTTCCTGCAATACGTGGTCCAACCCTCCGATATCGGGCTGCCCCACTCCCCCGACGACAGCGAGTTCTTCACCTCTGCCGTCACCGGCTACTGGAAAATGTTCAAGCAGAACATCGGCATCATGGTGGCCGTCGACCAGCTGGCCGCCGGGCAACCGCGGTTTGCGGACGTGCAGAACGAGTTCCGGCGCTTCGGCATGGACATCGTCCGGGCCACGGTGCTGCAGGCCCAGCAGCAGGGTTACGGCACCGACCTCGACCCCGACCACATCGCCCTGGCCGTCGCGCTGCTGTTCGAACAGTTCACCACGGTGTATCTGCGAGCAGACGCCGCCGCGCTGGGCGTGCGGACCGATGACCGGGACGCCGTCCGCACCCTGGCCACCATCTGGAAGAAGACCCTGTACGGCCATTGA